A window of Rosa rugosa chromosome 7, drRosRugo1.1, whole genome shotgun sequence genomic DNA:
aattttcttttgggGTTTGTTTGTTGGTTTCGCTTTGGATTTTGTATTTACTTTTCCTCTCAGTGCCTTTTGTGACTTTATCTCCCTGCACctctcacacacacactcatTCATATATACACCCTGCTTCCTTTTTCACAGAGCCATTTTTATATGGTCTCAGTATCTCTCCCTCACTCTTTTCAGTTTTCACACCACCATGGAGAACacccttctccttctctctctcctcctcctcctagtTCCTTCCTCTGCTCAAATGCCAGGTacccttctttctctttctcctttgTTTCTTTATATATCTATGCATAATCTTTGTTTTACAAGTCCTTTTCATCTTGAATTCAATCCAAAGCCTTCACCtttcaaatcttttttttttttcatttgctttGGTAAAGCTTGCATCTTTatctgtcataaaaaaaaaaaattctaatcaGATACATGTATTTTTTTggggagatttttgttcttgtATATCTTTATGAAGTATAAATCAGTTCAAGCTTTAATGAATTTAGCATCTTTGCGCTTAGTTTCGTAATTAAAGTTTACTTTGCATGCAAGAGTAGTCTGATTAGATAGGTGTGAATTTTGGTGAAACAGGGTTTGTTAGTTTGGATTGTGGAGGTGAAGAGTTTTTTACTGATGATCTTGGTCTGAATTGGAGTCCTGATGAACTTCGTTACGGTGAAACGAGTTCTATAGAGGTTTTGAATGAGACCAGGAAGCAGTACACTTCGCTGAGGCACTTTCCTGCTGATTCGAGAAAATACTGTTACACAATGAATGTCACAAGTAGGACTAGGTACCTGTTGAGAGCGACGTTCTTGTATGGTAACTTTGACAGCAACAATGTTTATCCTAAATTTGATATTTCTGTTGGGGCAACTCATTGGTCTACTATTGTGATTTCGGATGCGAATACTATAGAGATGATAGAGCTGATATTTCTGGCTACTAGTCCTACTGTCAGTGTGTGTTTGTCCAATGCTACAACTGGGCAGCCTTTTATATCGACCTTGGAGCTTCGACAGTTCAATGGTTCGGTTTACTTTACTGATTTTGAACAACAGTTTTACCTCAGTGTCTCAGCTAGGATTAATTTTGGTGCAGATAGTGAAGATCCAGTCAGGTATGCTCTAAATATATTTGCTTCtcttcaatgttttaaactgaTGCAAATCAAACTGGACAATATGCCTTGAATTAGATAATTTGAAATTGGAAAACTATTTTGTTCTAGAAGATGCATATTTGTAATTTAAACCCTCTTTGTCTTTGGCAAGGATGTGTAATTTTGAAGGATATGCATCTCTCTTATATTCAGGTACCCTGATGACCCTTTTGATAGAATTTGGTTATCAGACTCTATCAAGAAAGCAAATTACCTTGTTGACATTGCTGCTGGAACCAAGAAAGTCGCAACCAAATTGCCAATTGATGTTAATGGGGATGACCTGCCGCCTCAGAAAGTTTTGCAGACGGCTGTAGTTGGTACAAATGGATCATTGACTTACCGGCTGAACCTGGATGGTTTTCCTGGTACTGGCTGGGCAGTCACCTACTTTGCAGAAATTGAAGATTTGGCTCCAGATGAGTCCAGAAAGTTTAGGCTAGTACTTCCAGGAAATCCTGAACTCAGCAAAGCTATTGTTAATATTGAGGAAAATGCCCATGGAAAATATCGTCTCTATGAACCAGGATTTACAAACTTATCGCTTCCATTTGTATTATCTTTTAGATTTGGGAAAACATCTGATTCTACCAGGGGCCCTCTCTTGAATGCAATGGAGATAAATAAATATCTGGAAAAAACTGATGGGTCTCAAGATGGTACGTTTATTTTTGGTATCTAAAGTTATTTGATTCTAAATTGCACATTGTATGCTTTTGGTCATCATTTTGTCAGATGAATCATCTGAAGCTGTAAAGTAATATTTGAGATACTGGGTTTGAATGGCTTGCAGGAGCTGCTATTGCTAGTTTCATTTCACAATACTCATCTGCAGACTGGGCACAAGAAGGTGGTGATCCATGCCTTCCAGTTCCATGGTCTTGGGTTGAGTGTAATTCTGATGCACAACCAAGAATCGTTAAAATGTAAAGATTAATTTTTTCCGTGTCTTAAGGTTTTTTGTATATTGCTACTGCTTCTGCTTGGTTATAGTCCACTGCATATTTTAGTAGAAGTTTCACTTATCTACTGACAACTGCTTTTGTTTACCTTGCCTTGCAGTAAATTATCCAGTATGAATTTAACAGGGAATATCCCTTCAGACTTGACAAAGCTGAGCGGTTTAGTTGAGTTGTAAGTTTCATATTgtattcatgttttttttttttggttttttttttgtcaactgTTTGCAAGTATAGGACTATAAAACTTGATGTTCCTGGTATGTTTTTGTCTTCTAATGACAGATGGCTTGATGGGAACTCACTGACTGGTCAAATACCCGATTTCACTGGATGTGTGGACTTGAAGATCATGTAAGTAAAatgacttcttctttttttatgctgtttttttcttttgtacaGGAGTTAACACTAATAAAAGAGCTTTTCACTATATAGTCACCTGGAGAATAACCAGTTGTCGGGTGGAATGCCATCCTCTTTGATGGACCTACCAAGTTTGAAGGAACTGTAAGTTTTCTGGAACTTGTATATCATTTCCTTATTTTGTAGAGATAACAGGTGTGCATTTTGAAAGTCACATGGTCCGCCTTTTGTAAACTAAGTGGGTAGCATATAGCCCCTGACTTCCAGATACTTATTTTCACAAATCAACATTATATGGTATGAAGGCCTTCCATATTTCAGTGTGATGTAACCGTATCTGGATATATGGTGCCGGTCCATTCACTAACAACTTAATTTTTTGGGCTCTACCGGTTGTCTAACATGGTATTAGTAGTCGCAACTCGCAACCTCAAATCCGCAGTCTTGATTTGCAAGTTGCAAGGTAGAGCTGCATATATGAGTTTCTCTTTCGTCTGCATCTCCACGTATAGGATGGCTTGTGAAAGTTTGATAGCTTGATATATGTTGTCAGCCCTTCTCTAATAGCTTAAAATGAAGAGCACGCTACTAAGATATATCTTTTAcccgttctttttttttttttttttttttttttttttttttttgagggaagaTTTATCGTACCTTAAGTGCATGTctatttgagaaaaaaaaaaaacacagatgACTATTACAATTTGGAGTTGGAAAACAAGGATCCCCGTGAAATTTTTTTATGCTGCTCTTTTCTCTTAGTTTTGGTTTTCTGATGGATGAATCACACAATGAATCTGTTGCTTGCAGGTATGTGCAAAATAACTTGTTATCTGGAACTATACCATCGGGACTTGACGACAAAGTGGTTATGAAGTGAGTAGTGCATTTTAGTTTTTACAGATGAAGATGATATACACAAATTAAGAAAAGCCACTATAGTAAACTTGCCTTGTGTATGTTCCCTGCAGTTATAACAAAATTAATAATGGTCAGAGTGTCCTATACTGAGTGCACCTGatattttctttcttaagtTGATATTGCAATGCTGGTTATTCCGTACACATATACATCTACATCGTGGTTCAAAAAAATCTACCTTTCTCTCAAAACTGTCCGATCTCTCTGTAGTCTAGTCATCTGGGCCTTCTCTAGTCCTACTCCAACATATAATCACCAGTTTCTGCTTTGGCTTCTGACAGCTACACTGGAAACATTAATCTTCGAGAAGGGAGGAGAACTGGTAGCCGCAGAAATATTATTATTGGTACAACAGTTGGGGCTGCTGTCTTAATTATAGCCACCATTGCATCTTGCATACTCTTGCgcaaaggaaaaaagaaataccATGATCAAGGTATGAGTTTGAAACAATCTTAAGGATAAAATTGttctatttcttttattttacaatGTGCATGAACATGATGACATTATCCTAACTTCTTGTAGACAAACTTAGTCACCCCTTACCCGTGCAAAGGCTAGAGTCTAACAAGAATGATGCTCCAACTGAAGCTGCACACTGCTTCACTCACTCTGAAATTGAAGAGGCTACTAGAAAGTTTGAGAAGAAAATAGGTTCTGGAGGTTTTGGAGTTGTTTACTATGGTAAAACAAAAGATGGAAAGGAAATTGCAGTTAAAGTTCTGACCAGCAATTCCTTTCAGGGAAAGCGAGAATTTTCAAATGAGGTCAGTTTTGTATTATTGAACCCCTTACAATTTTGGATCTTGTTATTATCTTCCCCAGCCCTTTCAGGTTGCTTTCCTTCTTTTCTGAAGATGCTTAACCCTGTATTTTTTTTCTAGTACCCCTTTGCATCTTGAACTTTATGAAACTGTTGATGAATCCTCTTTTCATTAAATTTACATATATGtgaatttgaaaacaaaaatggTGGTGACTGATTGGAAGCCTCTACTAATTTAttcaaaaacagagaaagaatGTAAATAATCCCAAAGAGCAAGGGTTCTGCACCAAGGTGGACCAAGTGTTTCCACTTAACATTTGTACAATTGTCAATTGTGTGCATGATTTCCTTTGACGTATTTTGTCTAAataaccaatttttttttcttcaataccTCTTTTAGCGAGTAAATGGCAAAAACAAGGATCTTTTAAATTCCGTTGTTCTAGAGATATCCTATCACTTTGAGCTGACTTATTATTGTTGGActtcgaaaataaaatcttatggactgacatgtgcCTCCGTATGATCTAGGTAACTCTTCTTTCAAGGATACACCACAGAAATCTGGTCCAGTTTCTTGGGTACTGCCAAGAAGATGGTAGAAGTATGCTTGTTTATGAGTTCATGCACAATGGAACTCTCAAGGAGCATCTTTATGGTGAGCTACTAAGTTCACATGTATTTAATGGAAATATAAAGTTTATGATGGCCAAccagttttaatttttttaattgtttgtaGGCCCATTGACACATGAACAGAGAATCAATTGGATCAAGCGTCTGGAGATTGCTGAAGATGCTGCAAAAGGTCTTACAAGCTGAAGGATTTGAATTTACTATgtattcttttcattttcactgACAGAGAACGGTGTCCCTTAGGATAGAGTATGAACTTGATTCCTGTACTTTCTCATGCTTTTTCAGGGATCGAATACCTTCATACAGGCTGCGTTCCAGCCATTATTCATAGGGATTTGAAAAGCAGCAACATTCTAATTGACAAAAACATGAGGGCAAAGGTTTCAGATTTTGGTCTTTCCAAACTTGCAGTAGACGGAGCATCCCATGTGTCCAGCATAGTTCGGGGCACTGTTGGCTATCTGGATCCTGAGTAaggctttattttctttctagCATTTCTGCTTTTATTTTGTGACTTGAGATCAGTCAAACATCATATTGAAATGAGTTAAATGTGTTATTGCTGCTATGTCATGTGATCATGTAGCATATCCCTTGCTTTGGTTGTTGCTCCTTTTGTTTAGCCATTCGAGCTTAAATGGCTATATTATTCCAAAACCTTCAAGATAAACTCCAGCATAGAACCTGCTTACTATTATTAACATGCAGAGGGTGCCTTAGATTTTTATATTAATGCTTAGCAGTCAGGATCGTATCATGCGACCAGATACAGAAGCTTTAGTTCACATAGGATTTCATTCTTTCACCATCCATATTCGTGAGCATAATAAGTCATTAATTTTCCTCCTCATCGGTGTTCAGGTATTATATCTCCCAGCAGTTGACAGACAAGAGTGATGTTTACAGCTTCGGTGTCATTCTTCTTGAGCTAATATCCGGTCAAGAAGCGATATCTAATGAAAACTTTGGTGTTAATTGCCGAAATATAGTCCAGTGGGtgagtttgattttctttgcCTTGAAAGTTCAGTGCATCTTAAACTTGTGATCAATTACCATTCATTATACATTACCTTCCCTATTCACTTCCACCAAATTGGCTTGCATGAACTTCTTATTAAGCACTATTGTCTGTAATGGTTGTTTCCCAGGCAAAGTTACACATCGAAAGTGGGGACATTCAAGGAATCATTGATCCCTCGCTGCATGATGAATATGACATCCAGTCAATGTGGAAGATAGCGGAGAAAGCTTTGATGTGTGTTCAAGCACATGGATACATGAGGCCATCAATTTCAGAGGTTCTCAAGGAAATCCAAGATGCAATCTTAATGGAAAGGGGTGCTGCAGCAGCAAGAGACGGTAACTCAGATGATACATCGAAGAATTCAATTCATTCTTCGTTAAACTTGGGTTCCTTGGATCTTGGTGGGAATGATAATTACCTATCACTTGATGAGTCTATTGTGAGGCCAACTGCTCGATAGTGATGCATTTTTTCTTCTACCATATTCATTTGTTGTATATTTTCATTACTATGACTGCCCCTACTGGGCACGTAAGAAGGTAAAAGGTTAAATAGCTATGATGTGTTAGGTTGCAAATTTTGATCTTGCAAATTATTGGCATAAATGTGGATAtgtaatgtttttgttttttttttttttggtttgtaaAGCACTGATGTTCGTAAAGGAACCAGAGGCCTATGTACACCAACACAAATTTAGAAGTTGTAGATGACCGAagtccttttctttttgttcttatcAATGTCTGAAGTCGCTCCTTCTCACTAATAGAAGCTCTCATTGGTTCATATTTCCGTGTCCGAATTTAGTACCAATATACAGCTGAGTATAACAAGTTCATCTTGCTAGAACATACAAATCATAGTATCATACCACATCCGGAGGCAATCTTGGAAACTTGGTCATCTTTTTACTACTTGTACTAATATTATAATTTTGTTGTCggattttcttttttcaagcATAAAGCTTCTATTCCTTAAGAAAACCAGATTACAACCATGAGAATTTAACGAGTTAGCCTCAATATCTTCCAATATTCTGGAAAACCCAGGTCCACTCACCTCCCTGTATGAATATCAGTAACAAGCATATCACGAGCGATAACAGACATGAGCTAAGGAGCAGCTGACACTAAAAGAAAAGCGCCCATTTTCCCGGTCTACATAATAAGCAATAAAATGAGCAGCTGGCACTAAAAGAAACCAAAATTTGGTAACAAGTATAAATGATTTTCAACCATTTTCTTAGCTATTGCCTCTTAGCGAGGCAAAGATCGTAAACCCAAAATATGAACCAAAGAGGGCAATAATCCTAACCCCTTTGTTACTCAAATGCTTTCGAACAAGCGTTGGAGTTTAATCTCCCGCCAGATAATTACTGAATGACGTCTCCGATTGCCTGCAAAGTACATTAGCAGAGAGGAGGAAGTGTCTTATACGGTAATAAACTTGATCAACTCAAACAGTCGTCAGGCAAATCATCTTTTCGTTTTGGGCTTCTGGCTACTGTGAGTACGGGGGAGTCACCCAATTTCATTTCACCTAAGTTTTCAAAATTAACAAATTTTCAAGTATTTGTAGCAAAATGATCATTATGCCAATGAAGAATCATTATGCTGATGTTAAAGTAACGTTCGccccaataaaaaaaatgctcatttacccaattttagcttaaaatgtgcccacttgcccgactaagagtttttaaaccccatttacccaaaacactctaagggattatttcccctttacccaattaattctttttattaatttttgggacttttttgccctctccttcaatctctctactctcagtttctctctctctctctctctctccccctcaccgatttctctctctctctctctctctctctctctctctctctctctctctctctccagaagacgtcggatctctctctccctccctccatccctccggcaggtcgcccacgacgcctgctctagccatcgtcgcgccgaaactcgtcgtcgtgctctccgctgccaggctcgacgccaagccgacggtcctcgtcgctgagaagctcggcgaggccggggttgaccttctgaaggaatcgacgacggactgaaaatggctatctgctattgtgcagtcataaccataaaagttgtaacattagtgccccccagtagactttgtattgggggccaatgatgactgctttatttattgacggactgaaaactgctattccaaagtaaatgtagtgttaaattgcagtagttgataaatgaaaaaaattgtgttgtttgtgtcagtctagtggggggcagtagacagaatattgaccctcataatgtggatttttagacattatctgttgttttgagtgtgaataacttgtataatctgcgaaacataggaagcggtgtaatgtttgatggtctattggggggcagtagacacattagtgccacccaataatgtctttcttaggagacagtaatcatctcttgttgatttgtttgtgataaagtgcaatacactgtgaatccttgaaactggtgcaagttttaatggtttagtggggggcagtagacacattactgcccccaaataatgtcttcatacgaagtcagaacccttcacttaactggtgcaagttttaatggtttagtggggggcagtagacacattactgcccccaaataatgtcttcatacgaagtcagaacccttcacaaaactggggcaagttttaatggtttagtggggggcagtaataatggtttagtggggggcagtagacacattactgcccccaaataatgtcttcgtgttaagtttagggtttaggggcagcgttaggggcagtagacacattgccgatgaactgcgacgaggacgttggagtggctggatcaccgatcaatcgaacggcgacgagaacgttggatcgccgactggagcttcatcgtcgtgttcagatttggactgcatctccggcgcggcgatcagagagagagagacagaccggaggtggagatcatggggaggagagagagagagagagagagagagagagagtggaggtggagatcggggggagagagagagagtttgggaaggagagagagactgataagagatggatgggttttaatttaattaacaggggctaaaatgtcaatagatgtaagattgggtaaatggggttaaaaaactcttggtggagtaagtgggcattttttgggctaaaaatgggtaactggtcacagccccaATGTATACGTAAAAGACAATAACATCTAATAACACAGGAGATTTACGTGTTCACCCAAAACTTGGCTAGAGTTTAGGGCTACGTCATGGTTGTTTGCCAGTGGTTTCACTATAATCAAATAAATATGGTTAATTACACTATATGATGGTTTAGCTATATAATGAATGCAGCTGAATGGAGAGTGATACAACATTTTCCCGTAAGGCATGGAATTGAAGATCCTTAATGTGTGAGTAGCTCTAAGGCATGAGCAGACGTCTCATCATGTGTGAATGTGAGGCTCCTTGATAAGTTTGCCAAGCTGATGTGGAGCATGTTGCCACATGTTCGCTCCTGATCGGTTGTTCTGCTTGGGCAGAAGTATCCACGAGCACAGATGAGCCGGTTTCCAAACTTAGCCAAGTAACTCAAAGAACAATGGCATCCTTACGTACTCCCCACTCTAGTGGTTCTCAGCTTGGCTGGCACCGAAGAGACCAACACCATCTGAGACTAAAATTTGTAAGTTCAATTCAACACAGAAATAATGGAAATTTATTTTTGAAACTGGAAAACCCTGAACACTAGCTTGGACTACATACCTTAAAAGTTCAATTCAACACTGGCTTCATCTTAGATTGTTTCTTTCCAGCCCATATCATGATTATCATCCAAAGATCTCAGATTAGATGGCTAACGTACAGTTGCTTTGTAGAAACCAAATCCCCATTATTGACAATAAAGGGAGCAAATCTTGGCTTGCTGCAAAAGGATAGGAAGAGTTGGTATACACATTCATGGATATATTTCCAAAGAGTGCAACACTAAACAGAGGGTTATACCTGTATTCTGAAAGCCATTAAGAGTTTTCAATTCAGCTCCTTCCAAGCCAGTAATGATTTTAAAAGGGTTTAGGAAAACAGAGTTAGCCCAATAATCATACACCACCACTTTGGAGGACAATTCGGAGGCACAAACTGAAAGCTTTGTTTGCTGACAGGAAACCTGTGGGTGAGCCGGCAAGTCGTTAAGTCATAGATTTTCTCACAGTATATGCTTGCCACTAAATTTTTTGACTCTGCCCTACATAAGGTCTTTAATTTTTCAGAGGAAAAGATCTATAAATGTTTCAAATTTGACAAGAATCTATTGAATGCAATAGAAACTTCACTAAGTTGTATGTATTTTCCTTCAAGCAATTAAACACATGCAGTAAGTGATAAGATCTTAATGTAGGTTTTAATTTTTACTTAGCTTTAAGTATAAACAGAGAGGAATGTATGTTCCTGAACAATTGGACAACAAAGCAATGAGAACCAACAacaatttattttctttcacaTATGAATAAATCCTATAAAGCTGTTAAAGAGATAGTACAGAATTGAGTCTGTTAACCAATAATTTGAAAAGCTTACCTTGCCTTGGTGCGGAACTTCATGAAGTTAAGGGATTGCTTAGTGCTTATCACGTGATAATAACCCTCCACAGGAACACGCCTCGTTCTCTGTGTGTCAATGAACTAATCAACgcaagagaaagaaggagaaaagaaaacaaactttaTCTAATTGATGCCTCATATGACAAGTGACAGGGATCTGAAATTGAAGATGGCAGCTTCGTAACTTAAATGTATTAAGATTGAGAAGTAACCTGTAACTTACAGACAGCGTAACAGCTCTTTCGAAATTCATCTCTGATATTTTTTGGCTATGAGAATGCTTTTGCCTGCACCAAATGACTGCGTATGGTTACATGACAGCCATAATCTCAAGTACAACAGAGCATCTTGCAAGGTACAAACCTAAAAGTTCTTAAATCTAGGCACAAACAGAAAAGCAGGATTGCAGAACACCAACTCTTGAAATTCAGAAGACAAAGAAAGCTACCTGCTTCACCAATTATAGCTTGTTTCTATCATCCATCAGACATCACACACTGTTGCTATGCAAATATGTTTGTCTTTATGGCTATAAATTGGTTCATAGAATTGTAGTACAACAGAGCCAAAAATGATGAAAAATTTGTCCCGCAGTTTTGTTGCAAAGGGCTAGGATAAGAAGAATTGGTTTACATATTCAGTTCTATCTGGACAAATAGAGCAACACAAAAGAAGTGTCATAAGAGTCAAACCTGTACGCTGCAATCTGTTAAGAAATTTCCACGGTAACAATGATTTCTCTATGAAAAACAGAGTTGGCCAAATAATGTTACACCACTGATTTGGAGGACAATTCTGAGGAACAAAGTGAAAGGTTATTTTGATGAAAGGGAACATTGGGAGATGGCACGAGAACCCTACCAGTTTAGCTGACTCAA
This region includes:
- the LOC133721350 gene encoding probable LRR receptor-like serine/threonine-protein kinase At1g67720; its protein translation is MENTLLLLSLLLLLVPSSAQMPGFVSLDCGGEEFFTDDLGLNWSPDELRYGETSSIEVLNETRKQYTSLRHFPADSRKYCYTMNVTSRTRYLLRATFLYGNFDSNNVYPKFDISVGATHWSTIVISDANTIEMIELIFLATSPTVSVCLSNATTGQPFISTLELRQFNGSVYFTDFEQQFYLSVSARINFGADSEDPVRYPDDPFDRIWLSDSIKKANYLVDIAAGTKKVATKLPIDVNGDDLPPQKVLQTAVVGTNGSLTYRLNLDGFPGTGWAVTYFAEIEDLAPDESRKFRLVLPGNPELSKAIVNIEENAHGKYRLYEPGFTNLSLPFVLSFRFGKTSDSTRGPLLNAMEINKYLEKTDGSQDGAAIASFISQYSSADWAQEGGDPCLPVPWSWVECNSDAQPRIVKIKLSSMNLTGNIPSDLTKLSGLVELWLDGNSLTGQIPDFTGCVDLKIIHLENNQLSGGMPSSLMDLPSLKELYVQNNLLSGTIPSGLDDKVVMNYTGNINLREGRRTGSRRNIIIGTTVGAAVLIIATIASCILLRKGKKKYHDQDKLSHPLPVQRLESNKNDAPTEAAHCFTHSEIEEATRKFEKKIGSGGFGVVYYGKTKDGKEIAVKVLTSNSFQGKREFSNEVTLLSRIHHRNLVQFLGYCQEDGRSMLVYEFMHNGTLKEHLYGPLTHEQRINWIKRLEIAEDAAKGIEYLHTGCVPAIIHRDLKSSNILIDKNMRAKVSDFGLSKLAVDGASHVSSIVRGTVGYLDPEYYISQQLTDKSDVYSFGVILLELISGQEAISNENFGVNCRNIVQWAKLHIESGDIQGIIDPSLHDEYDIQSMWKIAEKALMCVQAHGYMRPSISEVLKEIQDAILMERGAAAARDGNSDDTSKNSIHSSLNLGSLDLGGNDNYLSLDESIVRPTAR